From the Mangifera indica cultivar Alphonso chromosome 10, CATAS_Mindica_2.1, whole genome shotgun sequence genome, one window contains:
- the LOC123228319 gene encoding uncharacterized protein LOC123228319, producing MAHHLLFLSLILTPLAAMQGCHAVDYTVTNTAGTTTGGARFDSQIGASYSKRTLASATDFIWGIFQQNNPADRKNVQKVSLFIDSMDGVAYASNNQIHFSANYIGNYSGDLKREFTGVIYHEMTHIWQWNGNGQTPGGLIEGIADYVRLKANYVPSHWVQPGQGDRWDQGYDVTARFLDYLNSLRNGFVADLNKKMRSGYNASYFVDLLGKTVDQLWSEYKAKYGK from the coding sequence ATGGCTCACCACTTGCTTTTTCTCTCTTTGATATTAACTCCACTGGCAGCAATGCAAGGCTGCCATGCAGTTGACTACACGGTCACAAACACAGCCGGCACAACTACTGGCGGCGCCCGCTTCGACAGCCAAATCGGGGCCAGCTACAGCAAGCGAACCCTGGCATCGGCCACGGATTTTATATGGGGAATCTTTCAACAAAACAACCCAGCTGATCGGAAAAATGTTCAGAAAGTCAGTTTGTTTATCGATAGCATGGACGGGGTCGCATATGCTAGCAACAATCAAATCCACTTCAGCGCCAATTACATAGGAAATTATTCTGGTGATCTCAAAAGAGAGTTCACCGGAGTAATTTATCATGAGATGACACATATTTGGCAATGGAATGGAAACGGACAGACCCCAGGAGGCTTGATTGAAGGGATTGCCGATTATGTGAGGTTAAAGGCTAACTATGTGCCGAGCCACTGGGTGCAACCTGGTCAGGGCGACCGGTGGGATCAGGGATATGATGTGACGGCGAGGTTTCTCGACTACCTTAACAGTTTGAGAAATGGGTTTGTTGCAGACCTTAACAAGAAGATGAGAAGTGGGTATAACGCTAGCTACTTTGTTGATCTGCTGGGGAAGACGGTGGATCAGTTGTGGAGTGAATACAAGGCCAAGTATGGAAAGTAA
- the LOC123227969 gene encoding gallate 1-beta-glucosyltransferase-like, with protein sequence MGSESLVHVFLVSFPGQGHVNPLLRLGKRLASKGLLVTFTTPESIGKQMRKASNLTDEPTPVGDGFIRFEFFEDGWDEDEPRRQDLDQYLPQLELVGKELIPRMIQKNAEQNRPVSCLINNPFIPWVSDVAESLGLPSAMLWVQSCACFAAYYHYYHGLVPFPDEKNPEIDVQLPCMPLLKYDEVPSFLHPTTPYPFLRRAILGQYGNLDKPFCVLMDTFDELEHDIIEYMSKISPIKTVGPLFKNPNAPSSTVRGDFMKADDCIEWLDTKPASSVVYISFGSVVYLKQAQVDEIAHGLLNSGVSFLWVMKPPHKDAGLELLVLPDGFLEKVGDNGKVVQWSPQEKVLVHPSVACFVTHCGWNSTMESLTSGMPVVAFPQWGDQVTDAVYLVEVFKTGIRMCRGEAENRIIPREEIEKCLLEAISGPKAAEMKQNALKWKKVAEEAVAEGGFSDRNIQEFVDEVRRGSVVITSHSKPEKAIAVSGISELVEKARNGKVVFPEKDELTSQESYKK encoded by the coding sequence atgggTTCTGAATCACTTGTTCATGTCTTTCTTGTTTCCTTCCCCGGCCAAGGCCATGTAAACCCTCTTCTTAGGCTCGGCAAGCGCCTCGCTTCTAAGGGGTTGCTCGTCACCTTCACAACTCCTGAAAGCATTGGCAAACAAATGAGGAAAGCGAGCAATCTCACTGACGAGCCCACTCCAGTCGGAGACGGCTTCATCCGGTTCGAATTCTTCGAAGATGGCTGGGACGAGGACGAGCCAAGACGCCAGGACCTTGACCAATACTTGCCCCAACTTGAGCTCGTAGGCAAGGAATTGATTCCTCGTATGATCCAAAAAAACGCTGAACAAAACCGTCCTGTTTCTTGTTTAATCAATAACCCTTTCATTCCTTGGGTGTCCGATGTTGCAGAGAGTCTAGGCCTTCCTTCTGCAATGCTTTGGGTCCAATCTTGTGCTTGTTTTGCTGCTTATTATCATTACTATCATGGGTTGGTCCCTTTCCCCGATGAAAAAAATCCTGAAATTGATGTTCAGTTGCCATGTATGCCACTCTTAAAGTATGACGAAGTGCCTAGTTTTCTGCATCCAACAACACCTTATCCTTTCTTGAGGAGGGCCATTCTTGGTCAATATGGAAACCTCGACAAGCCTTTCTGCGTTTTGATGGACACTTTCGATGAGCTTGAGCACGACATAATTGAATACATGTCAAAAATTTCCCCAATAAAGACAGTTGGCCCGCTGTTCAAGAACCCCAACGCGCCGTCCTCAACCGTCCGTGGTGACTTCATGAAGGCTGATGACTGCATAGAGTGGCTCGACACGAAACCGGCCTCATCCGTCGTTTACATCTCTTTTGGAAGTGTGGTTTACTTGAAACAAGCACAAGTGGACGAAATTGCTCACGGGCTGTTGAATTCTGGCGTTTCGTTTTTGTGGGTGATGAAGCCGCCCCACAAGGATGCCGGCCTCGAACTCCTTGTTCTTCCTGATGGGTTCTTGGAGAAAGTCGGAGACAACGGCAAAGTTGTGCAATGGAGTCCGCAAGAGAAAGTTTTGGTTCACCCGAGTGTCGCTTGCTTTGTAACACACTGCGGATGGAACTCGACAATGGAGTCGTTAACTTCCGGCATGCCGGTTGTGGCTTTCCCGCAGTGGGGCGATCAAGTCACTGATGCTGTGTACTTAGTGGAAGTATTCAAGACCGGGATCCGAATGTGCCGTGGAGAGGCCGAAAACAGGATAATCCCTCGTGAGGAGATTGAGAAATGCCTGCTGGAGGCGATATCGGGGCCTAAGGCGGCGGAGATGAAGCAAAACGCATTGAAGTGGAAGAAGGTAGCGGAGGAAGCGGTGGCAGAAGGTGGCTTCTCCGACAGGAACATTCAAGAGTTTGTAGATGAGGTGAGAAGGGGGAGTGTTGTAATCACCAGCCATTCAAAGCCAGAGAAGGCGATTGCCGTTAGTGGAATTTCAGAGTTAGTTGAGAAGGCGAGAAATGGGAAGGTAGTATTTCCGGAGAAGGATGAGCTCACTAGTCAAGAGtcgtataaaaaataa